The Triticum aestivum cultivar Chinese Spring chromosome 7B, IWGSC CS RefSeq v2.1, whole genome shotgun sequence genome window below encodes:
- the LOC123155564 gene encoding citrate-binding protein: MAPRALSWISVSLLVFLASWSCAAARGARAPKAADPTYGFTSVRLDESNFVLQCPYYEASGARYSFDGTVRKLWVLASDKPHARQSHTSPRTEIRMAGYDYSSGVWQFEGYGYVPSGTTGVSIMQVFGAGETATTLMLHVYDGALRYYDRQLVEDSIYDRWFRLNVVHDVEASTLTVYIDGEQKLHVQGRGGDSHYFKFGVYAQNHDSSCMESRWKDVRIFKKH; this comes from the exons ATGGCTCCTCGCGCTCTCTCTTGGATCAGTGTCTCTCTGCTTGTCTTCTTGGCGTCCTGGTCATGCGCTGCGGCCAGGGGCGCACGGGCACCGAAAGCCGCCGACCCGACCTATGGGTTCACGTCGGTGAGGCTCGACGAGAGCAACTTTGTGCTGCAGTGCCCCTACTACGAGGCGAGTGGCGCACGCTACAGCTTCGACGGCACCGTGCGGAAGCTCTGGGTGCTCGCCTCCGACAAGCCCCATGCCCGCCAGAGCCATACCAGCCCAAGAACTGAGATCAGGATGGCA GGCTACGACTACAGCTCCGGCGTGTGGCAGTTCGAGGGCTATGGTTACGTCCCCTCCGGCACCACGGGGGTGTCTATCATGCAGGTGTTCGGCGCCGGCGAGACGGCCACCACGCTCATGCTGCATGTCTACGATGGCGCGCTGCGGTACTACGACCGGCAGCTCGTGGAGGACTCCATCTATGACAGATGGTTCCGACTGAACGTGGTCCACGATGTGGAGGCGTCGACGCTCACCGTGTACATCGACGGCGAGCAGAAGCTGCACGTCCAGGGCCGCGGCGGGGACTCGCACTACTTCAAGTTTGGTGTGTACGCACAGAACCACGACTCCAGCTGCATGGAGTCTCGCTGGAAGGACGTCAGGATCTTCAAGAAGCATTAG